One Cucumis sativus cultivar 9930 chromosome 1, Cucumber_9930_V3, whole genome shotgun sequence DNA segment encodes these proteins:
- the LOC101212106 gene encoding probable ubiquitin-like-specific protease 2A isoform X1, whose protein sequence is MVKRKRQQPVVFIDLEHPITGHSNSVELEEPENVKNLQPVSPSISGMGPVRRRRQLTKKVGRNGAIPVRKRKLDSRAFEYCFQNLWRSSPEEKKIQFTYLDCLWFNLYLKASHRRKVLKWIKDKEIFSKKYVFVPIVCWSHWSLLIFCHFDASPESKRRKPCMLLLDSLQEANPRRLEPEIRKFVFDIFKEDGKCKNLNVICKIPLMVPKVPQQKNGDECGKFVLYFIHLFMEAAPANFRIKDYPYFMKENWFTEEGVCQFYKTFGHSDEDACL, encoded by the exons ATGGTTAAGCGAAAGCGTCAACAACCTGTAGTATTCATCGACCTCGAGCACCCGATTACAG GGCACAGTAACAGTGTTGAGTTAGAAGAAccagaaaatgttaaaaatttgCAGCCTGTATCCCCATCCATTTCAGGCATGGGTCCTGTTCGTCGACGTAGGCAATTGACAAAGAAGGTTGGTCGCAATGGTGCAATTCCTGTTCGAAAAAGAAAGCTCGACTCTAGAGCTTTTGAATATTGTTTTCA GAATTTGTGGAGGAGCTCCccagaagagaagaagattcaGTTTACATACCTTGACTGCTTATGGTTTAACTTATACTTGAAAGCATCCCACAGACGAAAGGTCCTGAAATGGATCAAGGacaaagaaatattttcaaagaaatatgTCTTTGTTCCTATTGTTTGCTG GAGCCACTGGAGCCTCTTGATATTTTGTCACTTTGATGCGAGCCCTGAGTCAAAAAGGAGAAAACCATGCATGTTATTGCTTGATTCACTTCAGGAAGCAAATCCAAGGCGGCTTGAACCAGAGATTAGGAA ATTTGTGTTCGACATTTTTAAAGAAGATGGCAAATGCAAAAACTTGAATGTTATTTGCAAAATTCCTCTCATGGTGCCGAAG GTGCCACAACAGAAAAATGGTGACGAATGTGGCAAATTTGTTTTGTACTTCATTCATTTGTTTATGGAGGCTGCTCCAGCAAATTTTCGCATCAAGGACTACCCTTACTTT ATGAAAGAG
- the LOC101212106 gene encoding probable ubiquitin-like-specific protease 2A isoform X2: MVKRKRQQPVVFIDLEHPITGHSNSVELEEPENVKNLQPVSPSISGMGPVRRRRQLTKKVGRNGAIPVRKRKLDSRAFEYCFQNLWRSSPEEKKIQFTYLDCLWFNLYLKASHRRKVLKWIKDKEIFSKKYVFVPIVCWSHWSLLIFCHFDASPESKRRKPCMLLLDSLQEANPRRLEPEIRKFVFDIFKEDGKCKNLNVICKIPLMVPKVPQQKNGDECGKFVLYFIHLFMEAAPANFRIKDYPYFRFH, encoded by the exons ATGGTTAAGCGAAAGCGTCAACAACCTGTAGTATTCATCGACCTCGAGCACCCGATTACAG GGCACAGTAACAGTGTTGAGTTAGAAGAAccagaaaatgttaaaaatttgCAGCCTGTATCCCCATCCATTTCAGGCATGGGTCCTGTTCGTCGACGTAGGCAATTGACAAAGAAGGTTGGTCGCAATGGTGCAATTCCTGTTCGAAAAAGAAAGCTCGACTCTAGAGCTTTTGAATATTGTTTTCA GAATTTGTGGAGGAGCTCCccagaagagaagaagattcaGTTTACATACCTTGACTGCTTATGGTTTAACTTATACTTGAAAGCATCCCACAGACGAAAGGTCCTGAAATGGATCAAGGacaaagaaatattttcaaagaaatatgTCTTTGTTCCTATTGTTTGCTG GAGCCACTGGAGCCTCTTGATATTTTGTCACTTTGATGCGAGCCCTGAGTCAAAAAGGAGAAAACCATGCATGTTATTGCTTGATTCACTTCAGGAAGCAAATCCAAGGCGGCTTGAACCAGAGATTAGGAA ATTTGTGTTCGACATTTTTAAAGAAGATGGCAAATGCAAAAACTTGAATGTTATTTGCAAAATTCCTCTCATGGTGCCGAAG GTGCCACAACAGAAAAATGGTGACGAATGTGGCAAATTTGTTTTGTACTTCATTCATTTGTTTATGGAGGCTGCTCCAGCAAATTTTCGCATCAAGGACTACCCTTACTTT aGATTCCATTAA